Sequence from the Trachemys scripta elegans isolate TJP31775 chromosome 5, CAS_Tse_1.0, whole genome shotgun sequence genome:
acaaaccagctgattgccacaggcAGGAGAAGGAGGGGGGAGCCTGCGCACAGagtcctccctcctgccccctgaatgtcgcaagccagctgattcccgtgggcaggagggaggagcgaggatgcggtGCACCTCCCCCCTATCTCCCCTGCCTcctcagctggcttgcggtgttcaggagggaTGGGGAACCTGCGCGccatgtcctcactcctcccctctccctcctgaacgctgcaagccagctgattgccacgggcaggagggaggggggaggagcgaggacgcagcatgcggagtaaagggggaagtgggaggagaagaggcaggttaagggtggaggcttggaggaaggggtggcgtgggtgggccaagggttgagccccccgccccggtgcttgcagagtaggggaagctgctgctgctgcacaacaTGCttctagcctacagcaccttcagcctccttacctgcctcattgtctccaatgccagtgggctgtgcccgTGTGGGGTAAGGCgagggcacctcccaactatagtactatactgtatggcaaaaaaaaatttacctggaacctaaccccccccgttccctccctcctccccccccccaattttcattcattcttatggggggagggatagctcagtggtttgagcattggcctgctaaacccagggttgtgagttcaatccttgagggggccacttagggatctggggcaaaatctgtacttggtcctgctagtgaaggcagggggctggactcaatgacctttcaaggtcccttccagttctaggagataggatatctccatttatttatttatttatttatggggaaattggattcgcttaacatcgtttcacttagtcgcatttttcaggaacgtaactacaacattaagtgaggagttgctCGTAATTTTCACTGAGCAAAGGAAATGCTCCAATTCACGAGTATCACAtgttttcaaaactattttttggATACTTTAATGAATTAGAATCAATGTTTGAGCACATACAAATTGATTCAGTCAGCTCTAATATAATAATGGAATTAAACTTCTTATGCAAACTTTCTGTAAAAAGTTtgcaaggttttttgttttattttttgtttaagtaATGGAGTACAGTACCTTCTCTTGCTGATTTTAAATGTTTGCTGTGGGATACACAAAATGTCATATTTGGCTTTTTTATGGTTTTGCACTTTTATGTCTATACTTaattgggctgtgtgtgtgtgtgtatgtgtgtgtgtgtatatatatatatatataatttattttaaaggttaTTATAGTAAGTGAGAACAGAACTTTAAAATTCTGTTTCACCACTGAGGCCTTTAGGAATGACCCCTGAAGAAAAAGGTGTAATTCGGGTTCAGACATAGTGGACTAAcaataccatatatactcgttcataagctgaatatttttggtaaaaaagtgacacacCAAAGAGCGGGGGTCaacttataaacgggtctacaccaaaatttgatgattttaaactcctATGGAATCATTGatttgaatatctaatacattgtcgttttgtttacctggagcgttcacaggcatggagccccttaGCTCCCCGTGGCCGCGGTGTGCTGTTCCAAGTAAACACAACATCCTGGACCGCTAGaggcttaccctaacgggccaggagccaaagtttgccaacccctgaaatataaggtcggcttatgaaaggggtCATGCAGTTTTTGCTAGTTTTACCTAACCaatttggggggtcggcttataaacgaacgggctaatgaacaagtatatatggtactttATTTCTTATTACTGAAGAATATCTTTGGCAATGGTATTTCAGCACATCTTATATTTTCATAGTGCACGTATTAACCCTTTTCTGCTTGACTAGTTAATTATTGCAAAAACTTGTACAGGAGAGATGAAGAATTCTGGACAATAAAACTTAGTTTCTTCAAATTCACTTATTGCATATTTAAAATTTCTCAATGGAATGATTTGCCTCTTTGCGGATTGGTGGTTTGACAAAATTAATTGTTCCATAAGAATAAGGTGACTTGATGTTGAAtgcctacttcttgtttaaaTTTCATCATGCTGGATTATGCGTCTTTAAATTTAGGGCAAACTAAACAAATGCTTAAATAACAATATCAgttcttccacccccacccctccctccttttcccttctcccacctccccaaaaaaacCTTCCTTACTGAAACGTCTTTTGCTATCCATACAGCTAGAAGGGGTTAACTCTCTTTTAGGCCATAAAGTACAGCTTCTTTGCTGGACAGAGATGCCTCTTGGAAGAAGAAATAGCAAACAAATCCTCAAGTGGTCTTTTCTAAGAAAAGAAATTAGAAAATTCTAAATAGGGGAAGATCAATCTCTTCAAATATTTTCTGCTATCTACTGAGTtccttttttaatgtaatttttttattaactaggtataacttttttttccctgttttgaGCCCAGAGAAACACAAATAATTGTCTAAAAGATTTGTTCACCTTTTTTTCCAGAATGAAGACTCAGCTTGACCTGATGCACATAGCATCTAGCTATGAAAAAGCACCAGAGTCTACCCAAAAGCAAATGGATATCAAATCTGTGGttaatgaaatcctggccttacaGCTGACTTCAGTTGATTCATGCATCGTTAAAGGTAGAAAAAAGATGCATATATTTTGAACACAGTGcacagtttattatttttaacacatatattttgaaaataattctgTTATAGTACCACAATAAACTTTACATTAAAGCAAtactcagttttcaaaatggaaatttttttagcTGCCCCGGTTTCATAACTTTGTAAGTTTACATCTGATGAGTCAAGTGTtctttataaattatatatatatttttttttaataaatcagtcTTATTTTATTCCTCTTTTCTCACAGAACTTTCTTCTGGAGGAAATGAAGGTTTAACTGGAAAGTATGCATATACAAATAGTGCAAAACAATGGAAAGATCAGAAAAACATACACAACACATATTATGTAAGTTCTTGTTTACAAGacttactaattttttttatggTTAAGTATGTTCTTTTGGCTTTGTAAAATCCAAAATGAACAATGTCTGATGTAACTTTTTTCAGCCTGTAGTGGGACATGAGGAAACTTTGACTGACGGTAGTAAAATCTGTACTCGCTTAATGTCAATATCagaaatgtcaacatttcaaaacatGAGTCATGAGGTAAGAATGCATTTTGGTGTAAGTATTGCTCAGCTGCTAATAGTGTTTGGGAAAACAAGTTACTGTTTTATATCATCACAATCTTTTACTTCTCTTGGTTTACAACaggcttccttttttttttttttttttttgttcattatgcttggggccctaccaaattcacagtccattatgGTCAGtttcatggccataggatttgaaaattggtaaacttcacattttcagatgtttaaatctgaaatttcaaggtGGTGTAattgggggtcccaacccaaaaggggattgtgtgtgtgtgtgggggggggggggtcgcaaaccagtttgtaGGGGGGTCATGGGATTGCTACCCTCACTTCTGTGAgagctgcagagcttcctgcagccacagGAGGTTCCCGGAGGCTTCCCCCCccctcagtgcaggggatggaCTGGGGTGCTCCTAGGAACAAAGGAAGATCAGACCCAACTCCTCTagctgcagggagctctgggaCTGCTGCCCAGTCCCAGAGCATCCTACAGCAGGGAGAGGCACCCGGAGGTGGGTCTggttcctcctccccaccaccccccatGCACCTGTGCAGGGgatggacaagtcctgtccctacCCAGCCGGAGCTAGGAGCCCCCTTTTCTGGGACACTCTGAGAAACAAGGGGACATtggatttcatggggaagggcttatttcacggtccatgatgtgtttttcacggccgtgaaattggtagggccctaattatgctAAACTGATACTCTTGACGGGTCAGTTACCTACTTTTAGTTAGGCTACTGCGCACTAAcctttttcttaaattaaatgtAGAACTCCAACTACAACCtattcgaaagcttatgctctaataaatttgttagtctctaaggtgccacaagtactcctgttctttttgcaactACAACCTagttgcttttattaaaaagggTTAGCTGTTGTGGATTGTTTACTGTTACAAATGCAAgtggattatttttaaacttatttgAGAAGTTAACATTTTTTTGGCCACACTAAGTAGTCCATACTTAAAGAGAAGGTAAGGCCCAGTTTCAGTGGGAACGATATTATGATCAAACTGAAGTATGAATGAATGCCACACCTTTTCCTGAGAAATAGTTAATAGTCTCTGTTGATTTTGGGCCTATGCTTCTGTGTGCATTTAAGGTGGTAACTCATGCTAAAATTTTTAAACAGTTAGTTCCAGTAGGTTGCATGTCACAGTTTCTGCAATGATGGCTTGTGTGTGTCCCCTAGTATTCCAAATTCCAGTTTCTTTTGACTGCAGTCAGTGAAGGAATATCTGAGTTGCTGCATCAGGCTTTATCAGTTGCATTGCATCATGCCTATCTATCTTCTTCCTCTAGCAGAAAATGGCTTAAAATATCTTCCCTCTGTAGTCATTTGATAGCTGTTTTGGCCTTCCATAACTAGTGCCTCTCCAGTTCCATACTCTTGAGAGTTAGAGACATTTGAGTATTATAGACATAAAGTGAATCATCTTTTGCCTTGTTACCATAGGTAACAGGTTTGGCTGCTGTGTATCTTAATGTGACTAAgaaaaatatgaatttaaaaattCATTGGCCCTGGATAAAAAAGTACTACATTGGATTTAGATTTTCATTATTctcagaagaaaatattctcttgcATCTTAAACTGATCAATTCTGATTTTTAGCAATAATTGTTTATTAACTTGTAGTTATAAAGATATTACTTCTGTGTAGTCTTAGACTATGTCCTcactaccggggggggggggtcgatttaaaaTATGCGAATTCAGCTAATcgagtagctgaattcgacatatcggagccaacttatcccgctgtgaggacggcggcaaatcgacctccgcggctcccccgtcgacggcgcttgcTCTTACCTTCGCTGGTGGAgtagagcgtcgattcggggatcgattgtcgtgtcccgacgagatgcgataattcgatccccgagagatcgatttctacccgccaattcaggtgggtagtgtagacccgcCCTTAGTCTTTGATACTTATGCCATTGGATTTTGGGTTTATTTGGGTCacttaaatatttgatttttaaaaagtaatagatTTCTTCTAATCTGAacagtgtgtgtatttttttttttctgttgccttTTAACAGTGTCAGCAAAATATTCTAAGTAAGTAAAGTagtcttgtatcagaggggtagccgtgttagtctgaatctgtaaaaagcaacagagggtcctgtggcacctttgagactaacagaagtattgggagcataagcttatgtgggtaagaacctcacttcttcagatgcaagttcttacccacgaaagcttatgctcccaatacttctgttagtctcaaaggtgccacaggaccctctgttgctttttaaagtagtCTTAGATCATATAAGCACAACAAATTAATAATTTTCCTTCCCATAATATTTAAAGAACTTGCAACTTTGATGACTGACTACTTTACTTTCCCTTGTACTAAATAATTTGGTGATTTTCTACAATTGTAGGAGGTACGTTATAATTATTATATGGGTCATCGGACATCAGATCAATTGAAGACGCAGACTTCACCTGCAAATACGAAGCATACATTTGTGATAACTGATTCTTCAAAGAATACGTTCTCAGCAGTTCCCCTTCTGTCCTCACCTCCCAAAGTGAAAGATGCACAGAGAATAAGAACACAAAAATTACAAAAAGGAAGTTTTAGTAACACTAGTTTTTCCGGTTCCAGTAGTTACAGATTCAGCTTTCCACCTGTGAACTGGAATTTCTCTGAATTGAACAGTGATTTGAAGTTATTTAATGGAACAAGATCTCCGGAAGTAAGCAAACTAACCACCCCATCAGAAAATTTCAATGGCTTGgtaataaaaaacaaagtaaaaatggCTCAATCATCACCGGTTCCCATTTCTGCAAAAACACTAGCAAGTCCTAGCACTTCAATTGGCTTACCAGAATCCGCAACAAAACCTGTTCCTGTTTTAAAACCCACCTTTTTAGGTGCTCCCACACAGAGCCTTTCTGCTCCACATTTTATCCCCAATTCGGGTAATAACTCGACATTACCCAATTTAAATAAAGCTGCAGctacatttttcttcaaaaaagagAAGAATAATTCGGTTTTCCCCACGTTTTACGTCGGAAGGTGTGATACTCAAGATGAAATGGGCAATCAACATGGAAATTGTACAAAGTTTAACTCTTCAGCTTTAACTGAGGCTAAAGCTTCTGCTGCCTCTAAAAGTCCTAAACTAGAGTCATCAGAAAGTGGAAAGCCAGTTTTTTCATTTACCTTTAGCAATTCGGAAAGAGATTGTTTTACAGTATCCAAACTCAGCAATTCATTGAAGATTTCACCATTTTCTAGCCTATCTGAGAAGCCAGCTGAACAAAGTACAATATTTCAAACCGGAAAAGAGAGCGTTTCTGTAAGCAAAGACGTAGAATATAACTGGCTAAAATCTCCTACAGTAGTCCCTCAGGAGCAGAGTGCCAGTACCCCAGATTCCACTGCTACTATAACCTGCACTACATCTAGTAGTGACACCAGAAAAAAAGATGTTTCCAAGACCCAGCCTCTCCCCTGTAATAACACACTTTCCTTCTCATCCAATAATTGTATTCTGGAATGTAAATCTTCACCTGTAATCTCATTTGAAGGCACCGTCAAAAGTACTTCCAAATCACTATCTTCCTCCTCGATGCTGTTtttatctaataataataataaaagtgaaagtgaaaaaatgaaaatagaatcAATTGACAAAGCACATCTAGTTGTAGAAAAATCTACACCTCCAATATGTACAGTGGCCATATCTGAACTTACAAGTCCAAAGCGTAgcaattcctttttttcttttgacctaTCTATGAACACTGAAACTGAAGACACTCTTGCTCAACAGAATTCTTTGTGTGGTCCAGCTGTAGTCAGCTCTCTATTTTCAACAGGCCTTCCTAGTAAAGAAAGCAGTGTATTTTCCACTCATCCTAGTGTTGCATCAACTAAACCTCATATAGATGTGAAAGTTGAAGATAATGTAAATATTGGTGAAACCTATAAGTCACACCAAGATTTAGAAGAGATTTCTAGGAAAGAAGATGAACTTGACACTCTGCAGTTACAGAATGCAACTTGTCTTACTCCAGTGACATGTAGTGATGCATTTTTGGGAGGCTTGGCACATGCAGTAGATAAAGAATGTGAAACACTAAATCATTCAGATTCTGATATAGAAGAGCTAAGTCAAGCATCAGTGTCCAGTGACTGGAGCAGTGCATCAGAATATTTTTTGGTTGCAGAAGACAAAATAACAGCTTGTGAAAAACCGGGTACATGCACCGTAGAGAATGAAATGGAAGAGAATTCCCTTCAAGGTAAATAATACTCAGATATCTGTTTAGATATGTTGGAACTAGGTAAATGTTTCTATTGAAATACATAACCAGTTTAAAAAGAGGTGatctcctgggtttttttttttttttttctttctccagagCTCTTTGTTTGCCATGAATCTTAAATGGGGTCTATCTGTAATAGGAACAACTATCACAATCAACTCGAATTCAAAAGAAAGTAGAGATACTATTTTTATGGTACAAACTGACAAAACTGAATATCAACCTCCAAAATGTCTTCCATTGTTAGAAACCATGTTTAACCCTAAATTCTATTTCCTTATGAAGGTTGAAGCTGGAACTCTAGTTTCTTGCCTCTCCACCAGTTACCCAAATTTTGGGTCTCAATCTCTCATATACTGGCCTGCCTATAACcatagaacaaattaaaaattgttCTATCTCAATGGGTAATAAAGAGGTGGCTTGCCCTAGAGGAAATGCCAGGGTCTACCAATGTGTTGGCCTCTGGCCCGAAGAGGACTCCCCAGAGCAGACTAATTCCGCTAACCCTTGGGAGGACACGGATACAGCCTTCTGCTCAAAGGATTGACATACAAGCAGCAATTCTTCAAAAACAGTGTCATTTATTGAAAGGAAAATAAGCAGTTACAATACATTCAATAAAGCAAGAAAGAATATAATCTATTAAGACATAGTAAACCACTATTAAATCTTAATTAGAAATCATACATTAAAGTGGCAAAATAAGACACAGACAGCACAGAACATATAGCATACATAGACCATGTAGCAGTTATAATGTAATATTCAAGGTACATAGAGACCCCTTGTACACATGCATAAAGCCCCAACACAGTTAGTAAACAGAACGTATATGTACAGGGAAGCATTACAGTGTTACATATTAAAACACATGGAGACTTCCAATTCATATGTATGAAGCCTATATGTAACATTACAGTATAATCCTAAATTTGATACAATATAGTGTACAAAGTTTCTATATATAGACATAAGAAAACATCACAGTATTACATATTAATGAAATAGGATGTTAGTGTTAACTAGTAACTATCAGCATTGGCCAAATGGTTGCAGGATGGGTGTGGTGGCTCTCACAAATGCAGGCGTCCAGCTTTATTTACAGACACACCCAGTTATTCCTTAAGATAAAGTATAAAAATCAGATTTACACTCCTTCACTATAAAACCCCTCTGTATTGTCTTTGCTCCTTCTGCTCTATCTGAAAAAGGCGACTGttggcgctgctgctgctcctccagttGCTGCCTCGGAGTGCTGCTTCAGGCAGTTGCTTGCTCTCTAGAaccttctttttctgccttctctGTTCTTATTCAtctggcttctctctctcacacaccagcCTGCTGGCTGTCAGCCTTATATTCAGTTTATGAGGCTTAACAGCGCTTCCAAAATCATATTAACTATGAtcattctggatattcttgatatcccTATACATGGCCAATTCCTTTTTTGAATCTTGtcaaattcttggcctcaaccaTTTCTTGTGGCAAAGTTGTTataaaaaattatttccttttatcaggtTTTAATTAGCCACCTTTCGGTTTCGTTTAATCTCTCCTTGTGTATTGAGCTGGAGAGTATAGAATTTTCTGATCGATCTATCTTTTCTgtaccatttattattttatatatttatcacGTGCCCTCTATTAATCTTTAAGataaaatcccagtcttttctgTCTCTTATGAGTTTTTCCCATACCCTGGATTATTCTTGTCATCCTTTTCTGAACcccctctaattctgcaatatccttttttggTGACCAGTATTACACCCCATCTGCTGGCCTTGTTTGTGGAAAGCTGCAAACTGAAATTGCCACAGGATAAGAGCTGATCATGGAGCTAAAGGACTGAGCATGGATGGACTGGGGCATGTATATATGGAGGGTGCTGGCTGAGGCCCCTATTTTGTACAGGGTTCCTCAAATCATAGAAATGGCCATGTCACTAAAACTTCATATAACTGCAACCTATATGATTTATAGACCTAAATGTTTACTAGGTAGATCAATCTAGTTTATAGCAGAAACATTCTGAAGAGTTAATATGTAcattcaaaaaattaaatatgtattgTATGTCTCTCTTCACAGGACAGGAAATTAAGTCTACATCCATACAGAACAGTTGGTCAGAAATGTAAATGAATTTTCTAGAAACATTGGTCTTGGGAAAATCTCTTGTTCAGTTTACAGTAACATATTTATCATGGTCTGTTGAATCtatgctgtgtgtgtatgtgtgtgtgtgtgtgtgtatatgtatgtatgtgtgtatgtatatatatatatatatatatatatatgcatgcatcTCCAGATGTTTCGATTANNNNNNNNNAGATGTTTCGATTAGTGAAATGTTCCTTTTTACTCTCTGAAAAGGTACATTCTAAAACCAGCAGCCAGCTAAAATAGAGCTAAAATAAAGTATGCCTTTTAGTAAAGATAAACATCTAGATTTGAAAGGCTGTTCTTTCTGACCTTGCGCGATATATTGAATATAATCAAGTGTGGCAAGTTATTTTCTGTAATAGTTCCTAGGTGACAAGAAGGTGGTGTCTTTGCATGAAATGTTTATACTTATAAAATTTTAGACCGTAAACAGGATATCTAAACAAATATGTCTTATCAGAATACATAGTTAATGGCTGAAGTGATGACATTTCTTCTTGTGATTTAATCTTTTGATCAGTTTCCCCAGGTTCAGTTATTGATCTTTACTGACCTCTATAGAGGAAGCAAGTATTGAATGCATTGTTAAAGGCAAAATTTTAGTTATGGTAGTTGTCACTAATTGAGAAACATAACTTTTGATATTCTCTGCTATGTAAAAATGGTACCAAAACTCTTCCCAATAGGCATATTTAATATCTTCTGTACCACCACTGCTTTTATCCAAGTTTTATGCTGAATTAGGTCCAACAAAGCAGTGACTTTTGTAGTAATGTCTTCAGTACCATTGACGTGGTTTTTCTGTGGCAGAGTTCTTGGCTCATCCATCATCCTGATACTAATATAATGCTGTTCTCATTGTCTTCATCAGTAATTAGAATTCGAATGCCAGCAGGCTGATGCCATTAAGAGGTTGGGATTCTTAATTATTAGTGTTATTCTTAACTTGTACACAGTGTATAGGAAAGAACATTGGAAATCATTTTCTATCTAATCTTTATAGCATTGTGTATTTATTTGCTCATCTATTAGCACCAGTGTCAGTTGCTTAGTATATCACCacctaatatattaaaatatttaaaaccattagtagtaaattgttccagtctGTTTTTTGTCTTGTAATTTAATTACACTCAAGTGATTTGATTATTTGAGTTTCTAACTTTTTAACAGTAACATGCCATTTCTCATTTAGTTTATAGTCTATATATAGGCCAATAAGTATGGGTCCCCATTAATGAAACCAAAGACTTTTTGTATGTGAAGATGGTTCTAgaaatttgaattttattttttgccattgcaGTAGTGCTACTGGAAGTTAAAGTAGACATTTAATAAACAGCAGGTGCGCTTCTAAACGGAAATGATCCCTGAGTTGCAAAGCATCTTTTAACAAACTGCCTCTAAGACCCAACAGGGAGCGTGATCCATGTGAATGGCTCCTGAAAGTGGTTAGGTAGAGTATGAAGCAGTCCTAAATGTGCTTGGAACAGCATTCTAGCCATGAcaataggttttttttcccctttaagtcTTCAGAGTATGAGATACAGGTAGACAATGAAGCTGAATTATAGGGAGAAGCATCCATCCATAGAAGCATCCATGTACTAGAAAGAAGAACTCTGAATTCTGATTCTTAGGAGCTAATTGGGTGCCATTgatctgaagtcaatgacagttcTTTTTGACTTCAGGGGTATAGGCTCACACGGAGAATAAATTGCAGGATTGGACTATAAGCAAGCAGATCCTCTGACTTCAAACTACTCCACAAGGTCTTAATCATCATTTCATTCTCTCAAATGAATAACCCTCTCTGCCTGGATGCTACTATTGAAATGAAAGTAATCTTTTGTGAGAACATAGCAAAAACCTAAATATGCTAGAGGAGAAATTTCACAGCAGCGCCTGAACATTCATTCTATAGAATGATTTTATTGGTGACAACATACTGCATTCCTCTTCCATGctttctccttttattttgtaATACAACTTTTCTGCAGATCTAATAGATTTGTGTAGTGGTGTTGGAGAAGCTTTCTCATTGATCTTAGTCAAGAGCAACATTGGTGATTTCTCCCCTAAACCAGAAGAGCATGCTCATATGATAGCATTCCATATGAACATTCAAAGGGTTGGCTATGGTAAAAGGACCAGTCGGCCGTCCACTCTGTGTATTCTAATACACTAGTAAAATACTATTTCTCTTCAGAAAAGTCACTCTTACAGGATTGAAGCAGTAGCATTTGGACGTCTGTTAGGGCTGGTGTATGTT
This genomic interval carries:
- the LOC117878444 gene encoding uncharacterized protein LOC117878444 isoform X3 → MEASLTCAVCLGLFEDPVTLPLCSHNFCKGCVLECLASGEPGALPSPRVGQGQGQRFSCPLCRKLCPLPRGGYSALPVNTTLAEVVKLYRASGGKAGPGRGEAGALSPPPAFGAACEKHPARLVQLYCRMCRQAGCGQCVSEAHQGIFHAVNLLDTVYQEEKLTFFSSLKKLRAINENLVKELSSHPKDTEILNKEAEIIMLEFEEIFKTLEMRKKELLEDIESQRSKKEKEYQIWKKMKETHKKTIESFLKDCEKLVDECDPECFLEVACGLNKRMKTQLDLMHIASSYEKAPESTQKQMDIKSVVNEILALQLTSVDSCIVKELSSGGNEGLTGKYAYTNSAKQWKDQKNIHNTYYPVVGHEETLTDGSKICTRLMSISEMSTFQNMSHEEVRYNYYMGHRTSDQLKTQTSPANTKHTFVITDSSKNTFSAVPLLSSPPKVKDAQRIRTQKLQKGSFSNTSFSGSSSYRFSFPPVNWNFSELNSDLKLFNGTRSPEVSKLTTPSENFNGLVIKNKVKMAQSSPVPISAKTLASPSTSIGLPESATKPVPVLKPTFLGAPTQSLSAPHFIPNSGNNSTLPNLNKAAATFFFKKEKNNSVFPTFYVGRCDTQDEMGNQHGNCTKFNSSALTEAKASAASKSPKLESSESGKPVFSFTFSNSERDCFTVSKLSNSLKISPFSSLSEKPAEQSTIFQTGKESVSVSKDVEYNWLKSPTVVPQEQSASTPDSTATITCTTSSSDTRKKDVSKTQPLPCNNTLSFSSNNCILECKSSPVISFEGTVKSTSKSLSSSSMLFLSNNNNKSESEKMKIESIDKAHLVVEKSTPPICTVAISELTSPKRSNSFFSFDLSMNTETEDTLAQQNSLCGPAVVSSLFSTGLPSKESSVFSTHPSVASTKPHIDVKVEDNVNIGETYKSHQDLEEISRKEDELDTLQLQNATCLTPVTCSDAFLGGLAHAVDKECETLNHSDSDIEELSQASVSSDWSSASEYFLVAEDKITACEKPGTCTVENEMEENSLQDITLMLHFITGLWKAQWVAPNCLRATMFRGC